AAAGGATGATTGGAAATTTTATAAATTGCCGGGAAGCATTCTTAAATATTTAATGAGAAAAACATATTTTGCGATCTCCAACGATGAAATGCGTAAGAATCTGACCGGTGTTTTATTGGAAACTGAAAAAAAGGACGCCTCTTTCTTAATACGTATGGTTTCAACTGACAGCCACCGCCTGTCGTTTGCCGCAGCCGAGATAAAGAGCGATGATTTTCTTATAACAGCCGACTATAAAAACATTATTATCCCTAAAAAGGGCGTGGGAGAGATAACGCGTCTTTTGGATGAAAACGAAGCGGAATACATCGATCTTTGCGTCAATAATGGTTTATTAATAGTTAAAACAGATAAAACAATCCTGAAGGCAGGTCTTATTGATGGAGATTACCCTGATTATAAAAGGGTTATCCCTGCAAATAGAGGAGTAATAATAAAAATTGAACGAGATAAATTGCTTCATGCTGTCCGCAGAATGTGTGTTGTGTCATCTGAAAAATATAACGGCGTGATAATGACTATATCAAAGGGAAGAGTTTATTTTAATTCCATAAATAGTGATATAGGAGAAGCAAATGATGAGATCGAGGTAGATTATGAGGGAGAGGAACGAAACATTGGATATAATGTAAAATATCTTGCTGACGCGATAGAAGTCATTGAGGAAGAGATGGTAGATTTTGAAATTAATGAGGATATGAGACCAACAATTTTGCGAGGCTCCGGCAATGATGGTTATTTTTGCATAATTATGCCATTAAAAATATAAATATTTAATATAATTAAATCATTATAGTTAAAGGAAGGAATTGAATGGAAGTAATAATGGAAAATGGTGACGATAAACGAATGAATCTGAAATCTGATAGCGACTATTACGGGGCGGAAAGCATCAAGGTGCTGGAGGGGTTGGAGGCTGTCAGGAAGCGTCCGTCAATGTATATAGGCAGCACCAGCAAAGAGGGATTGCATCACCTTGTTTATGAAGTTGTTGATAACAGCATCGATGAGGCATCAGCTGGATTTTGCGACAAGATTACCGTGATAATAAGGATGGATAACAGCGTTTTTGTTGAAGACAATGGAAGGGGTATTCCCGTTGATCTTCACCAGGCAGAGGGGATCTCGGCCGCCGAAGTTGCCCTTACGAAACTCCATGCCGGCGCAAAATTTTCCAATGACAGTTATAAAATTTCAGGGGGTCTGCACGGCGTAGGAGTGTCGGTAGTTAATGCCCTTTCTACATATCTGGAATTGGAAGTAAGGAGAGAGGGGGGAGTTTACACCCAGTCCTATGCGCGCGGTGTCCCGCTTGCACCTCTCAAGATGACGGGTAAGACGGATGGCCGGGGCACCAGGATAACCTTCAAACCTGACGACACTATTTTTGAAGACACGGAATTTAGTTTTGATATTCTCTCTAACAGATTAAGGGAATTGGCTTTTTTAAATTCCGGGATAAAAATTAGCCTAACAGATGAAAGAATCGATCGTCAAAGCGATTATTATTATGAAGGCGGCATTGTCTCTTTTGTGGAATACATAGACCGCAATAAAAAGGTTCTCATCAAAAAACCGATATATATAGCCGGTTCAAGGGATGATTGCACCGTGGAGGTCGCTCTTCAATATAACGATACCTATACGGAAAACATTTTTTCTTTTGCCAACAGTATCAACACGACCGAGGGAGGAACCCACCTGATTGGTTTCAGGTCTGCCTTGACCCGCGTCATTAATAACTATGCAACAAGCGGGAATTTTTTAAAAAATGGTAAGGAGTCCTTAAAGGGGGAGGATCTTCGAGAGGGACTGACCTGTGTAATCAGCGTAAAGATCAGAAACCCCCAATTTGAGGGTCAGACTAAAACGAAATTGGGAAATAGTGACGTAAAAGGGCTTGTTGAGGGTATTGTGTACGATAAGATAAGCACTTATCTTGAAGAAAATCCATCAGTTGCAAAACAGTTAATTGGAAAATTCATTGACGCGGCCAGGGCGCGTGAGGCAGCCCGTCACGCCCGGGAGCTCACCCGCCGAAAAACAGCGCTTGAGGTCGGCTCCCTTCCGGGAAAACTTGCCGATTGCCAGGAACGCGATCCCTCGCGCAGCGAGATATATCTGGTCGAGGGTGATTCTGCCGGCGGGTCGGCAAAACAGGGCCGTGATCGAAAAAATCAGGCTATTTTGCCGTTGCGCGGCAAAGTGCTGAATGTGGAAAAAGCGCGTTTTGACAAGATGCTGCAAAACGAGGAACTGAAGGTAATTATAACCGCACTGGGGGCGGGAATAGGTCAGGAAGACCAGGATATAAGCAGGCTCCGCTATCACAAGATTATTATCATGACCGATGCCGATGTCGATGGCCTTCACATTCGTACACTGCTTCTCACTTTTTTCTTTAGACAGATGAGGGAAATTATTGAAAGGGGATTTCTTTACATCGCTCAGCCGCCGCTTTTCAAGGTAACAAGCAAAAAACGGGAACTATACATCCATAACGAACTGACGATGCAGGATTACGTTCTGGAAAACGGAGTTGGCAAGATTCGTTTATTGGTTGGCGAAGGACCTGCACAACAGACGATAACCGGGAAGCGGTTAATGGAAAATATCCGCAAGGCTATGCGCATCGATACAATACTTAACAAATTTGAAAAGGATGGATACGACCGGGAGTTAATTTCCCTGTTGGCGTCCTCTGATTTATTATCTGAAAAAACATTCAACGAGAGCTGGTCAATGACAATATTAGCCGAGAGCATAGCCGCGGCGCTCGGGGAAAAAATGGAAAAATTTGCCCTGGAATTCGATCAGGAGTTGGGGAAGTGGAAAATAACGTTTCATGTTTTGTCAAACAATATAATTATTAAAAATATCTTTAGCGTTGACACCTTTAAACTCCCCAAATTTACGGAAATAAAATCACTTTTTATCCAGATTGTCGCTCTGGGAGTGGCACCCTATAAGATCAGCGCCCTCCCGGAAGCGGAAAATGAGGAAGAAACAAACATTGAAACCATAGAGACGTTGAACGGACTGGTCGAATATATTGTCAAGGCCGGGAAGAAGGGTATCTCGGTGCAGAGATATAAGGGCCTCGGGGAAATGAACCCGGAACAATTATGGGAAACAACGATGAATCCTGAAAAAAGAACGCTACTTCAGGTGCTTATAGAAGACGCCGTTGCCGCCGATGAGATATTCACTACGCTTATGGGCGATCAGGTTGAGCCAAGACGAGATTTTATCTTCAAAAACGCGATGTACGCATCCAATCTGGACGTCTAACCGGAAGGATTAAAATATTACAATTTCTTAATATTTAAGGAGAAAAACAACTTAATGGAAAACCTGTTCGAAAAGACAGTTGTGACTAACATTGAAGATGAAATGAAGCGCTCCTATGTGGATTACGCAATGAGCGTGATTATCGGCAGGGCCATTCCGGATGTGCGGGATGGCCTGAAGCCGGTGCATCGGCGCGTTTTATTTGCAATGCACGAGATGGGGAACCGCTGGAACAAGCCCTATAAAAAATCAGCCAGAATCGTCGGCGATATTATTGGTAAATACCATCCTCATGGCGATTCTGCGGCATACGATACCGTTGTGCGCATGGCCCAGGAATTTTCGATGCGCTACCGGCTTGTTGACGGACAGGGGAATTTCGGTTCAATAGATGGAGATCCTCCCGCAGCGATGCGGTACACCGAAGTAAGGATGGAAAGAATATCGGAAGAGCTGCTTGCCGATCTGGACAAAAATACCGTTAATTTTGTCCCCAATTACGATGAATCACTCGAAGAGCCAACGGTATTGCCGGCGAAGGTGCCGCTTTTGATTTTAAACGGTTCCGCGGGCATAGCGGTCGGGGTCGCAACCAATATTCCCCCTCACAACCTCAGGGAGGTAATAGAAGGGACGATCGCGCTGATTCACGATCCGGAAATAACCGTTGAGGGATTGATGCAATACATCCCGGGCCCGGATTTTCCTACCGCCGGGTTTATTAACGGCAGGGAAGGCATTATCTCTGCATACCGTACCGGAAGAGGCATAATAAGGTTGCGCGCCCGTTCACTGATAGAGAAAAATGCACGCAACGACCGTGAAAGCATAGTTGTCACCGAGCTCCCCTATCAAGTAAACAAGGCTAATCTAATCAAGCAGATATCGGAGTTGGTAAAGGAAAAGAAGATCACCGGCATCTCTGATTTGCGCGATGAGTCAGAC
Above is a genomic segment from Syntrophobacterales bacterium containing:
- the dnaN gene encoding DNA polymerase III subunit beta, whose translation is MEFNIKRDIFLSGIQKTLGIVEKKTTMPILNNLLLRAIPNRIKIMATDMEIGLVSNYETEVIKEGEITVSARKLYEMVREIQGENIHVVKNEKNVVIITCNKAIYRILGLPADDYPVIEEKDDWKFYKLPGSILKYLMRKTYFAISNDEMRKNLTGVLLETEKKDASFLIRMVSTDSHRLSFAAAEIKSDDFLITADYKNIIIPKKGVGEITRLLDENEAEYIDLCVNNGLLIVKTDKTILKAGLIDGDYPDYKRVIPANRGVIIKIERDKLLHAVRRMCVVSSEKYNGVIMTISKGRVYFNSINSDIGEANDEIEVDYEGEERNIGYNVKYLADAIEVIEEEMVDFEINEDMRPTILRGSGNDGYFCIIMPLKI
- the gyrB gene encoding DNA topoisomerase (ATP-hydrolyzing) subunit B, coding for MNLKSDSDYYGAESIKVLEGLEAVRKRPSMYIGSTSKEGLHHLVYEVVDNSIDEASAGFCDKITVIIRMDNSVFVEDNGRGIPVDLHQAEGISAAEVALTKLHAGAKFSNDSYKISGGLHGVGVSVVNALSTYLELEVRREGGVYTQSYARGVPLAPLKMTGKTDGRGTRITFKPDDTIFEDTEFSFDILSNRLRELAFLNSGIKISLTDERIDRQSDYYYEGGIVSFVEYIDRNKKVLIKKPIYIAGSRDDCTVEVALQYNDTYTENIFSFANSINTTEGGTHLIGFRSALTRVINNYATSGNFLKNGKESLKGEDLREGLTCVISVKIRNPQFEGQTKTKLGNSDVKGLVEGIVYDKISTYLEENPSVAKQLIGKFIDAARAREAARHARELTRRKTALEVGSLPGKLADCQERDPSRSEIYLVEGDSAGGSAKQGRDRKNQAILPLRGKVLNVEKARFDKMLQNEELKVIITALGAGIGQEDQDISRLRYHKIIIMTDADVDGLHIRTLLLTFFFRQMREIIERGFLYIAQPPLFKVTSKKRELYIHNELTMQDYVLENGVGKIRLLVGEGPAQQTITGKRLMENIRKAMRIDTILNKFEKDGYDRELISLLASSDLLSEKTFNESWSMTILAESIAAALGEKMEKFALEFDQELGKWKITFHVLSNNIIIKNIFSVDTFKLPKFTEIKSLFIQIVALGVAPYKISALPEAENEEETNIETIETLNGLVEYIVKAGKKGISVQRYKGLGEMNPEQLWETTMNPEKRTLLQVLIEDAVAADEIFTTLMGDQVEPRRDFIFKNAMYASNLDV